Part of the Nicotiana tabacum cultivar K326 chromosome 20, ASM71507v2, whole genome shotgun sequence genome, TGTGAGTCAGTTTTAAAAAACTAGTATAAACAAAACATAAATTACATCACTGGAATTGTTAAATAATTTTCAATCAGAAAGGCAACATtaaatttcatattaaatttaATATGATCATGAATAGAAACTCAGGGGAAACTATCACTTAAAGGAACTTCTAGCGCACATAATTTAAATCCATCTGCTTACTATCAACAATTTACAAAAAAGGGGAAGTATACGCATACACACAGTCTTATACACATAATTCTGCTTGTGGCTGTCGTTGGTTAAAGAAATGACCAATTTTTTAAACGAAACATAGAAATCCATCTATCTTCCATTAAAAGGGAAGAGGTTGTAGACCTAAAAATGGACAAACAGGAATCAACTAATAACAATACAAGTCACCTCCCGCAACCGCGTTTTGTCACTCTTTTGAGTTTACAAATATTTTCTACCCTTTATGTGAAAGCAAGTATAGCAACTATGCGCTGActtgtaaaaaatatttacacaaaaaTCTACTGTTAATAATTGCAGGTAAACCtcttaataaatattaattattaatataataaaaatgattGAACGTACTATCATAAGTTAAAATTCACCGATcgtgtaaaaaaaatattttacattatTTGTTTATTACTTAAAATCCTATCAAGTAAGTTACATAAGAAAATTACCTTTCAAAAAGCGTAAACGATCCATGAACTATAGCTGGTACTTGCTTCATGGGATTAATTTCTGCATATGAAATAGAAGTAATATTCAAAAACAACTCCAAAGAGAGCGTAATATATTAAGTGAGTAAAAATTCAAGCATTTGAAGACGAACCTGCAAATTCAGGAGAACGATGTTGGCCTTTGGAAAGTTCAATAGGGACTTCCTCAAATTCAATTCCATTTAATCTTAAAAAACAAAAACCCATAATATAATCAGATTATGATGATTCAGAAAAAAGTAATCAAAGTTTAAGTCAAAGAGTGGAATTAGAAAGTTACTTGCAGAAAATAAGAAGAGCACGAGAAGGCTGAGATAAGCGATCCACATAAAGTTTGAGCGACATCTCTTTGCTGGCTATGGATTGTGATCAGAATTGATTCTTTACTGTGAGATGTGGTGAAATGGAGAAAGGCCGCGTATTTAAAGCCTTTTCGTATTCCGACTGTTGGGGAGTTGAGGAATCGTCAATAACAGGACCCTTTTAATGAAAATCAAAATTACTACTCCTCCCTTTCACTTTTACCACTTTTCACCGATGATTTGAAATGCGTAATTaatattgtgggtataacaggaaaaaaaaattatttctcttGATATGttaaaagtgacaagtaaaagtaaaaatatatttttagaataCTAGACAAGTAAAATTGGACGGATGGAGTATTTACCAATGTGATTTTATACCAAACTTAACCataaattttggcaatttttcattttcaaaatttttctaAAAACATTATTGTGAATATGATCTGTTTTTGAAAAAAGTTTAAATAAAAGTTTCAAGCTCCAAAAAACTGATTTAATTTAGTTTTTGAGACTATTCACAAAACTTTAACTTTTATTTTCCAAATAAAGTACAagtccaaacacaactttaactttcaaaaattagttttcaatacaacttcaacaactcttttttcaagtttttaCCAAAAAAATATAGATACTTTTTTCGCTAAATATTTTTGTAGTACGTTTTAAAAGAGTGTCACCTTTTATATttagtaatttttttaattttaacatcTCATTTTACCTTTGATGATATTGTCTTATACAGTTGACGTGACATGTTCAAGATTAGAGGCGGGGGTGAGGATTTGAACTTCATGAATTTTAAATATTAGCATGGTGAATATTAGGTGTTTGTAACTAGATTTTATATTTAAtctttgtacatatttaataaaaatttaatacaaATACAAGGTTTAGACTAAAACTACTGGGTTCACCCGAATCCGTAGTTATAATTATAGTTTTTCCCCGATTCAAGATCACAAGATTCAAAAGATATTTTGATATATCATACAAATATCTAATTTAAAACcacaagattaaaaaaaaaatctttatatttttaaaatttcatgTCCCGTCCAAATAAGATACCTAAAATGAACGGATGGAGTATCACTTATCATAATTTAGCAATAAAATTTTTATGCAAGACATATATGTTGCTTTTATTAATTTGGTGCAAATACCATACAATTTCTCCTTGTTTTCACTCTGCGCAAATACGCTAGTTTAATCTCCATAGCAAGATTCCATCCACATTTTTTGATCAAGGGAGATAATGAGAACTATTGTGTGAACGAATCTTTTGCTTTTTGTATGTATGTCTAGAAGAATATATCTTTTTGGTTTACTTACGTAATGAATGATGAGGAAATATGGTCGTAATTTAAGGCTTTGTATGTAACATTTGGCCCAATTGATGACGAGTGGGCATATCGAAGATTACTAGGAAACACAACCAATTGGGTTGGCAAAACACAGCCGAATGGGTTCACATTTTTGTAGTCAAATTACAGCATTGTTTGTAACCATCTTCTGGAAGTTTACGAAGATTCCAGTGTGTTTCCACCTGTTCATTGTTTGATGAAGATGCATTCCATCACTAAATCAATGTTTTCTGTCGCTAAAGTTGTTTAGCGACGGAATAGCGCCGGATTCAAGTTGGTCCCTAAAATTCTCGCTGCTAGGCTTATAGCGACGAAAAATGCCAAACCGTCACAGAATTAGCGACGGAGTAGCGACGACATATTTTTGTAGCAAAGTTTAGCGAGGGAAATATCTGTCGCTATATAGCTTGTTTCTGTCGCTATTTTTATGCCTTTCGTCGCTGCAATACATAATAAAATTCGTCGTTTGTTCTTATAGCGACGAAATTTTCCGTCGCTAGCCGTGTTATAGCTTATTGTCCCTTCTTTTTGCAACAAAAACCTTTTGTCGCCAATTCATTACAAGATTTAATTTTACGCGATAATTTTAGCTACGGAACGTATCCGTCGCtgatttatttttactatattgctagtttttttaaaaaaaattatttattattttaaatgtacTCTGTTCAAACATATTACATAAACTATTAAATACACTTAATAAAAAGTCACTGATATTAATATAAATTCAACAAGGTCCAAAATATATAGCATAATGCATATAACTGTATCATTAAGTACAAAAAATCCACAAGGACCAATAATAATATCCAACAAAGTAAGCTAACTATGCTAGGCTAGAGAGTTACGGTCATCATCAGAACCCAATGCATGAACCTCATCAATGTTAGCAGCAGTAGAAGATGTTGGAATTGTAGGTGCCATATTAGTATTTGGCTGATGCGAGGGTAAAGAAACTAATTCGCGTACCCGCTCAACGATTACAGGAACTATATGATCTGTCAGTGCAGGAATCAATCGGATCACTAACTCATCCAGATTCTCTGTCGGTGTTGATTGAGAATTTGGAGGTGTTGTTGACGATTTAGCATCAGATCTAAGAGAGCCATGAAGATTTGGCCCGTAGTAGCATTTTGCTTGCGATCCAAGACCAtatactcttcttttcttttctcctcccGCGGCTTGATAATATGCTTTACACTGATCAATATCAGATTGAGTTTGTATTTGTTGTTGTAATATCTCCTGATATTTTTTTTGTAGAAGAGTTAATAAGAACATTcaatttacaaaatgaaaaaatatatgaaagtAAAGTCAATTAAAAAGTTATCTTACATGTACGATTCGGGATTTCTCAGCAACAAAAGATTTTCCATCATTACCATGAGTATGGACGTGCAAATGCAACTCATTTGGTGTTGGATCTTGACCCTTTTTAACAGCctatacaaaaattattcaattaagAAGATAGAGAAACAAAAGGGTATAGTTGGGCAATTAGGAACTAATGACAGCAATAATACTCTAGGAACAATCCAGATTCTAGTCAGTGATTACAACTATATGTGGAACTACATGGAGGACAAGTAACCAATGAAATTATTCCAGATAGGACAAGTAACCAATGAAACTATATGTGGAACTACATGTCAACTGAAAACAAATTCAGTAGAAATGTTTTACCCACATCACTGATTTGTATGTATTTGTATCTTATTCACATAGTAATATAAGCTCAAAATACAACTAACTTTAATATTGATTCTGCTTCCTTTTCAATATACAGGACATGCTTATTGCAGCAATGGACACTTCAGCCACATCAGTAGAATGGATAGTCATTGAGCTTCTAAGGCACCCTCAAGTAATGAAGAAATTACAAAGAGAGTGACCTTACTTAAACCGAAATTAAAGAACCAAACAAATAAACATCCTAGCATGTTAAAAGTTGACTTTCTTGAGTGTTGCATCTCAAATGTATTCCATTTCCAAACATCATATTCCAAATTATATTTCTACTACTGGTATGTTCTTGTTGTTGTAACCAACTGCAGGCTTAGGTTAATGCAGACATCTTTTAGTATTTCTTCACATAATGTTAGCACATTATCAGTATATTATGAACTGCTGATAGtcgagaattttttttttgttttgccaGCACTCTCACAGTTACACTCTTACACTGATTCATGACACTGCCCTCATGCTCTCCTCCATGACACTGATTTATGACACTAATTGAGAATAGGCAAAAGGAGGAAAGATGAATTATAATGGTAAAAGCAACTACTACATTAAAAAATCTATAAACCTTTTTGGTTCAAAAGACATGCAAAAGATCCTTTATACCATCTTTTTTAGGTGATTTATACTATAATAACCATTTGAGCTACAACCAGCACCCATGAATCACAACCTAGCAAAAGCTGAAACAAATGCTCTTTGTTTTCTAGTAGTAATATTGTCTATCATTTATGTCTTCTGCAATTTGGTGGGCCAGCACTAAAGAAAGGCTTCCAGGACTCGAAGAGCCAACTTAAGATGCCCTTATTGAAAGAAACCCCTTTCCTAATTTTCAGTTTATAGAGAGAATGAGGAAATGGACAGTCAATGAATTGCATATCCCACTTCCAAGGTATCATTTGGTTTATTTTGACTTACTTGAAACAAGTAGTAATAACCTATTTGAGACAAAAAGTAGTATTCTAAGTCTTTAACTCTATTTGGTTTTAGTttttcatacaggtgtggatctacttaccgaagattgagcatgacagataccccgAGACCATCCAGCCAAGACCGCTACATcctggagttgcttaaggagatttttttatgttttgagtctttTTTTATGTGTTGTCTTGTAATTTATTGTCATGTTCAGTAGTACTTCTTTTAGTTGGCGTCAGAGTTTGTTGTAGTATAGTTGAGTTTGTCAAGTCTTCCGTATTGTATTTCatgttttatatttgaaaatcgAAAAGAGTtgtaaatgaaaaatccaaaaaagatttttatttttagtttaatttatccatcgatcttcccgaactacgcaatgatctgattcatgcggcgtcatgatacgtaggcaacctacatagggttcgatcgaattattttttttattagaagaaaagggaaaaaagaaaaaaaaaaggaaaaaagaggtgaaattatgggatgtgggaaaaagaggaaagaaaagagtgataattagaaaaaaaaaaagaaatatgagCTAGCAAGCGCTAGAAAAGAAACGAAAAGGGAAGATTGAAGGGAACAAATTgagatgatgccaagtgacctggtgacctcgaagtcattctagaaccgttaattgttgttaggtgcattgcacgcaatgtgatatttttagctgttaaataCCCTAACGCTAACAGGATGACCTCATTTTGTTCCCTTTTGTTATCTTTATTGAGCAGAGGGGTGGTTGATTTGTGGTTCttaacacaaggtcaaagagcaaggtagccatggATGGCAAAGAGTTGGACACAGGGGTTATTGATCCATCTAAGGGAATTGTCgaatcagaatctgagttgaaaaAGGGAGGTCCAAATGTTAAAACATCAGATGGAagaaatgtatcagtcttggatcaTGGGGCATCTTCCACCTTTATTCCCCACTAATTACACTGAAAATCCTGCAACTATTCTGCCACTGTCACAAATCTAACTTCCTACTGGTGCTGATATCTCTCCACAACATTTTCACAGTCCACCCGCCAAAATCACCTCATATCCCGCTCTTTTGGCCACTCATGCTCTTGTAGCTCCTCCACCAGTTatttttcctcgatcctctaacgagaatgtgttcaaagtccccgatgcccaacactgtgctccagaaccaactttcaaggtCTCGGTTCCATATCtcacgctcctcattttgagcctcccggtaAAACTGAAAAGCCTGttaagacagtggagcaagatgagataaccaggaaggtgaaaatcttagagAAGTCTTTAAGAcacatgcaagggatagggagcCAGATAAGGGTGTcttacaaagacttgtgcttgtttcctgacATCCAACTGCCCgaggggtttaaaatgccaaagtttaatttgtatgataGGCGTGGAGATCTAGTAGCCCATTTGAagggttattgcagtgaaatgagaaatgttggcgggaaagatgagctgatgatggtgtattttagtgagagcctgactgaggcagctttggaatggcatactcatcaagatgtcagtaagtggcatacatggggtaacatggctcaagattttgttcgacactATCAGTACAATGAAGATAttatcccagaccgctcctccctatctcagatggaaGAGAAACCCAACGAAGGTATTAGGGagttcagatggaacgaacaagtggctcgggatagtcctcccattgatagaaaagatgtttcTGAGCCCCGCTAACGGGaggatccagtgggcattcccgctcaacgctttcagcctcaataccgaccccatGGATATCCTCGTGCTCCAAataatcctccccaatgctacttctctccacaaaatccccaaagtcatacCTCACCTTCCCAGTACCCTATCCACAATGCAccgccatatgctccacacccacgAGACCCGCGATGGCCTGCACCATTTCCGCAAATATCTTACCCGCCTCCtcaagcatatcaaccacctaccagcaaaaggttccaaccgaggccagagtacaaaatgagaaggcagcaacaaaaagaaaagtctttcactcctattggagaatcatatgccagtatGTTCTaaaggttgaggcaattggacatgttgaaaccgattcagataaaaatgtcgaaccctcttccaaagaatttttatttttctcaaaggtgcgcatattgctctaacgccccggggcatgacatagaaaaGTGTTAGAATATAAAAGGAATAgtccagaagcttattgatgcaggtgataTTACCGTGCAAAATCCAAATGCAACAGATACTAGCCAAAGTTCATTgcctgttcataatgagacgcatatggtaaacatgatttgtgtggaaaaggaatatgagaactcttctgagatcctcggaggGCCACTTGCCGCAAAGCTTTCAATGCTATCACTCTTGGTTCCAaaagttgatcttaagaacgagctggcaaaagggacccaaaagcaatttgctaaGGACAATGCTATGAAGACTTGTGACGGttctagtaatgttgatgcggaaCTCAGTGGCTAGGATGTCgagcttggtgattggaaagatgctcTTTTCTTGGCTAGCCGGGGAAGATTCTTGGTAggttattttgttgtcatttttcttgtacgggttatttcagggttgtaatccggatattatcttgtgactctcaaacccttctatccttttattttgcctaatttgtttagtcgtagtaacttATTTAGTGTTATCTaagtttgttccagggttgtaaccccagtttagtttgcttgttttgttgttcggACCCCTTCACTgtttgtctaatgcaattttctgttttctgttatttctagtcattttgtTTAGTTCCtattttcttttatagttcttttcctgctgACCCTAGTGACAcaacatgcacgcataattctcagcctggtcttaaaagttagtttagtcatgaagcaatgaaataattttgaagatgatagggacatttgagagaaataagtaaaggcgttttgagatcacttcaagcccaaattgtgtgaaactggggtagatagaacataaagaaacactattgaaacgcatcctgccgcatcaggttgaagctaaaggcaagtttgccccaaattggcaggggtcattcatggtaacg contains:
- the LOC107796061 gene encoding uncharacterized protein LOC107796061, with product MTIHSTDVAEVSIAAISMSFPHIVAVKKGQDPTPNELHLHVHTHGNDGKSFVAEKSRIVHEILQQQIQTQSDIDQCKAYYQAAGGEKKRRVYGLGSQAKCYYGPNLHGSLRSDAKSSTTPPNSQSTPTENLDELVIRLIPALTDHIVPVIVERVRELVSLPSHQPNTNMAPTIPTSSTAANIDEVHALGSDDDRNSLA